In Ciconia boyciana chromosome 16, ASM3463844v1, whole genome shotgun sequence, one genomic interval encodes:
- the LOC140660483 gene encoding zinc finger protein 692-like, with product MSVPAKRCGRPPVLSFLEKKKRKQSLDRRRGKTRIYVGNHIDRWLTLKEKLDFRNDAEVAGFLLDLYDSYDPLSKAPICPLPEGVRRITVKEERALSGSTSLIAADGTYDNDDQLSKESACSELGDVRIVTVKEEREMPHDCLSTETDDTNSCHSCSDSLSKNISVHNDWFSPSEARI from the exons ATGTCAGTACCGGCAAAGAGATGTGGAAGGCCCCCAGTGTTGTcttttctagaaaagaaaaagagaaagcaaagtctTGATagaagaagggggaaaacaaGGATTTACGTGGGAAATCATATTGACCGATGGTTGACACTTAAGGAGAAGTTGGACTTCAGAAATGATGCAGAAGTTGCAGGGTTTTTACTGGACTT GTATGACAGCTATGACCCATTGTCAAAAGCTCCGATCTGTCCCCTCCCTGAGGGTGTGAGAAGAATTactgtgaaagaagaaagagcattGTCAGGCAGCACTTCTTTAATAGCAGCTGATGGAAC GTATGACAATGATGACCAGTTGTCTAAAGAATCTGCTTGTTCTGAACTTGGAGATGTGAGAATTGTGACtgtgaaagaagagagagagatgccaCATGACTGCTTGTCAACAGAGACAGATGACAC aaacTCATGTCATTCATGCTCTGATTCGTTATCTAAAAACATCTCGGTACATAATGATTGGTTCAGTCCTTCTGAGGCAAGAATCTGA